One window of Longimicrobium sp. genomic DNA carries:
- a CDS encoding nuclear transport factor 2 family protein: MRVKLAIPMIAATLLSACSRPCGPRFTLAPQPAVQVDPAPVVVVEPRDVVSAAPTRSFARDSAEVTAAVARFHHALEMGDSAAVLALLAPDAVILESGGVEYVPEYRGHHLPADIEFARAVQSTRTPVQIRVEGDVAWASATSVAQGQFRGRAVNSAGAELMVLARTRDGWRITAIHWSSRTRR, from the coding sequence ATGCGCGTAAAGCTCGCGATTCCGATGATCGCCGCCACACTTCTGAGCGCCTGCAGCCGTCCATGCGGCCCCCGGTTCACCCTGGCGCCGCAACCCGCCGTACAGGTCGATCCGGCGCCGGTGGTCGTGGTGGAACCCAGGGACGTGGTCTCCGCGGCGCCGACCCGGTCATTTGCGCGGGATTCGGCCGAGGTCACGGCCGCCGTGGCGCGCTTCCACCATGCGCTGGAGATGGGGGACAGCGCCGCCGTTCTCGCGCTGCTCGCGCCGGATGCGGTGATCCTGGAGTCGGGTGGGGTGGAGTACGTGCCTGAGTACCGGGGCCATCACCTGCCGGCCGACATCGAGTTCGCCCGCGCGGTCCAGTCCACCCGCACACCCGTCCAGATTCGCGTGGAGGGCGATGTGGCGTGGGCGTCCGCGACCAGCGTGGCGCAGGGCCAGTTCCGGGGACGCGCCGTCAACTCAGCGGGCGCGGAGCTGATGGTGCTCGCCCGCACGCGGGATGGCTGGCGCATCACCGCCATCCACTGGTCCAGCCGCACCCGGCGCTGA
- the mug gene encoding G/U mismatch-specific DNA glycosylase yields the protein MPVRRPTKEEIAAALNTTIPDVIAPGLKVLFCGINPGLYTAAVGYHFGRPGNRFWKALHAGGFTPRVLDPSEQGELLRYGYGITNIVDRATTGAADLTPAELAEGGRNLDEKVRRYAPRWLAVLGVGAYRTAFNRPRATLGPQEETVGGRPIWILPNPSGLNANYQAADFARLFRELRDAAESTPTD from the coding sequence ATGCCCGTACGCAGACCGACGAAAGAAGAGATCGCAGCCGCGCTGAACACAACGATCCCCGACGTGATCGCGCCGGGGCTGAAGGTGCTGTTCTGCGGCATCAACCCCGGGCTGTACACGGCGGCGGTGGGATACCACTTCGGGCGGCCGGGGAACCGGTTCTGGAAGGCGCTGCACGCGGGCGGCTTCACCCCGCGCGTGCTGGACCCGTCCGAGCAGGGCGAGCTGCTGCGCTACGGCTACGGCATCACCAACATCGTGGATCGCGCGACCACGGGCGCGGCGGATCTCACCCCGGCGGAACTGGCGGAGGGCGGGCGCAACCTGGATGAAAAGGTGCGCCGGTACGCGCCCCGCTGGCTGGCAGTGCTGGGCGTCGGCGCGTACCGCACGGCGTTCAACCGGCCCAGGGCCACGCTGGGACCGCAGGAGGAGACGGTGGGCGGCCGGCCGATCTGGATCCTGCCGAACCCCAGCGGCCTGAACGCCAATTACCAGGCGGCCGATTTCGCGAGGCTCTTCCGCGAGCTGCGCGACGCCGCTGAATCCACCCCGACCGACTGA
- a CDS encoding NAD(P)-dependent oxidoreductase produces the protein MEPMRVFVAGATGALGLPLVRALVARGHHVVGMTRSPSKRDTIARLGAEPVVADALDGKQVETAVRASRPTHVVHALTALPATGPMRISDLRPTDALRTTGTRNLLHAAVAAGARRIVGESMVLAYGFGDHGPVPKVESDFLSHEQPRPWLRPTVDAVRSMEEQMLAANATGDIEAIPLRYGFFYGPTGATEYILRMLRRRRMPTIRGIQGAWPYIHMHDAVAAAIAALEQGVPGEVYNVVDDEPVSFNEFLLRAAASIGAPPPRSVPLGVVRLLAPYVAYSVSTRLAVCNAKAKRALGWSLQFPTTREGLAALEGAGG, from the coding sequence ATGGAACCCATGAGAGTGTTCGTTGCCGGTGCCACCGGCGCGCTGGGGTTGCCGCTGGTTCGCGCACTCGTCGCCCGCGGCCACCACGTCGTCGGAATGACCCGGTCACCATCCAAGCGGGATACGATTGCGCGGCTCGGGGCAGAGCCGGTCGTCGCCGACGCCCTGGATGGGAAGCAGGTGGAAACGGCGGTCCGCGCTTCGCGCCCCACGCACGTGGTGCACGCACTCACCGCGCTGCCTGCGACCGGGCCCATGCGGATTTCGGACCTGCGCCCGACCGACGCGCTGCGGACGACCGGAACCCGGAACCTTCTCCACGCAGCGGTGGCGGCCGGGGCAAGGCGGATCGTAGGCGAATCGATGGTTCTCGCGTACGGATTCGGGGACCACGGCCCGGTGCCGAAGGTGGAATCGGACTTTCTCAGCCACGAGCAGCCTCGCCCCTGGCTCCGGCCCACCGTCGATGCGGTGCGGTCGATGGAGGAGCAGATGCTCGCCGCGAACGCGACCGGCGACATCGAAGCCATCCCCCTGCGCTACGGCTTCTTCTACGGCCCCACGGGCGCCACCGAGTACATCCTGCGGATGCTCCGGCGCCGCAGGATGCCGACGATCCGCGGGATCCAGGGGGCCTGGCCGTACATCCACATGCACGATGCGGTCGCCGCGGCCATCGCCGCGCTGGAGCAGGGCGTTCCGGGAGAGGTCTACAACGTGGTGGACGACGAACCTGTGAGCTTCAACGAGTTTCTCCTCCGCGCCGCCGCGAGCATCGGGGCGCCGCCGCCCAGGTCGGTCCCCCTCGGCGTCGTGCGCCTCCTGGCGCCGTACGTCGCCTACAGCGTCTCCACCCGCCTCGCGGTCTGCAACGCCAAGGCGAAGCGCGCACTGGGCTGGTCGCTCCAGTTCCCCACCACGCGAGAGGGGCTGGCGGCACTCGAGGGCGCAGGCGGGTGA
- a CDS encoding TetR/AcrR family transcriptional regulator codes for MSDTADRIVKEAMRLFGEKGYERTTIADIQKAAGLHPGSGALYKHFPSKEAVLQAGLDKLAAASRQAKTLMAELQGPAPDVMLRLGAAALAMLEEEQDALRIIWRELEAFPQMRDAARDARLQTTYAALAQWLRARSASGELRVDDPEAAAVVVLGSINMFRLFENLLGGRLMGLDDERFLRAWHSLLTQGMLPARVPDVTDERA; via the coding sequence ATGTCCGACACCGCAGACCGGATCGTGAAGGAGGCCATGAGGCTCTTCGGCGAGAAAGGCTACGAACGCACCACCATCGCCGACATCCAGAAGGCGGCCGGGCTGCACCCGGGGTCCGGGGCGCTGTACAAGCACTTCCCCTCGAAGGAGGCGGTGCTCCAGGCGGGGCTGGACAAGCTGGCCGCGGCCAGCCGCCAGGCGAAGACGCTGATGGCCGAGCTGCAGGGGCCGGCACCGGACGTCATGCTGCGGCTGGGCGCCGCCGCGCTGGCGATGCTGGAGGAGGAGCAGGACGCCCTGCGGATCATCTGGCGCGAACTGGAAGCGTTCCCGCAGATGCGCGACGCGGCGCGCGATGCGCGGCTGCAGACGACGTACGCGGCGCTCGCGCAGTGGCTGCGGGCGAGGAGCGCCAGCGGCGAGCTGCGCGTCGACGATCCCGAGGCGGCGGCCGTCGTCGTGCTGGGAAGCATCAACATGTTCCGCCTCTTCGAGAACCTGCTCGGCGGGCGCCTGATGGGGCTGGATGACGAGCGGTTCCTCCGCGCGTGGCACTCGCTGCTGACGCAGGGGATGCTGCCGGCCCGTGTTCCCGACGTGACGGACGAACGAGCGTAG
- a CDS encoding SGNH/GDSL hydrolase family protein, producing MSDLLIRSAAKLSLLLSPILYVQGRRLKRTMPRLPDASGARGGLAPGGTPPLRLLIVGDSAVAGVGAAELNEALVGQLVQNVAARTKRAVPWQMLGRRGITARGAEAMLMDAELSFAPDVVVLVVGMNDVLQMRDPSAWRSDMRRLLAAVRARCGSAPIVLAGLPPVGRIPVLPQPMRAVLGMSASILNGIMLELRAETRGVRFAPAPPLARDQEKKVFCEDGLHPSPYAYARWAEVLGGAVLASCDDVRAAG from the coding sequence ATGAGTGACCTGCTGATTCGAAGCGCCGCGAAGCTGAGCTTGCTGCTCAGCCCCATCCTCTACGTACAGGGGCGGCGGCTGAAGCGAACGATGCCCCGACTGCCGGACGCCAGCGGGGCGCGCGGGGGGCTCGCCCCGGGCGGCACCCCGCCGCTGCGGCTGCTCATCGTGGGCGATTCCGCCGTGGCGGGGGTTGGCGCGGCCGAGTTGAACGAGGCGCTCGTGGGCCAACTCGTGCAGAACGTGGCCGCGCGGACCAAGCGGGCCGTGCCGTGGCAGATGCTGGGGCGCCGCGGCATCACCGCGCGCGGCGCCGAGGCGATGCTGATGGACGCGGAACTCTCGTTCGCGCCCGACGTGGTGGTGCTGGTGGTGGGCATGAACGACGTCCTGCAGATGCGGGACCCGAGCGCCTGGAGAAGCGACATGCGCCGTCTGCTCGCGGCCGTGCGGGCGCGGTGCGGCTCGGCGCCCATCGTCCTGGCCGGACTGCCACCCGTGGGACGCATCCCCGTGCTCCCGCAGCCCATGCGTGCCGTCCTGGGGATGAGCGCCAGTATCCTGAACGGGATCATGCTGGAGTTGCGGGCGGAAACCCGGGGTGTTCGGTTCGCTCCGGCGCCCCCGCTGGCCCGCGACCAGGAAAAGAAGGTCTTCTGCGAGGACGGTCTCCATCCTTCGCCGTACGCGTACGCTCGCTGGGCGGAGGTGCTCGGCGGAGCCGTCCTGGCCTCATGCGACGACGTGCGGGCCGCCGGGTGA
- a CDS encoding ArsO family NAD(P)H-dependent flavin-containing monooxygenase — MRGSCVGAMTEDVDVVVIGGGQAGVAVGYHLRRTPLSWVVLDAQDGPGGAWRHGWDGLRLFSPARFSSLPGWMMPGGTDEYPSRAEVLEYLDAYERRYELPIRRPVHVAAVHREGDGFRVVADAGSWRARAVVSATGTWSRPFIPDVPGRDDFQGVQLHSAGYTTPDAFAGRRVLVVGGGNSGAQILAEVSRVADATWVTLAEPGFLPDWVDGRYLFGQATAAYRALQEGREPPPRVGLGEIVMVPPVREARDRGVLRAVRPFARMTADGVVWPDGREEPVDAVIWCTGFRPALDHLRPLDLVEGGRIAVEGTRSVREPRLWLVGYGNWTGFASATLIGVGRTARAIVEQIEAELA, encoded by the coding sequence ATGCGCGGCTCGTGTGTGGGGGCGATGACGGAAGACGTGGACGTGGTGGTGATCGGGGGAGGGCAGGCGGGGGTGGCCGTGGGCTACCATCTGCGCCGGACGCCGCTGTCGTGGGTCGTCCTGGATGCGCAGGACGGGCCGGGCGGAGCGTGGCGGCACGGGTGGGATGGACTGCGCCTGTTCTCCCCCGCGCGGTTCAGCTCGCTTCCCGGGTGGATGATGCCGGGCGGCACCGACGAGTATCCCTCGCGTGCGGAGGTGCTGGAGTACCTGGATGCCTACGAGCGGCGCTACGAGCTGCCCATCCGCCGCCCCGTCCACGTCGCCGCCGTCCACCGCGAGGGCGACGGTTTCCGCGTCGTGGCGGATGCGGGCAGCTGGCGTGCGAGAGCGGTGGTGAGCGCGACGGGCACGTGGAGCCGGCCGTTCATCCCGGATGTCCCCGGGCGCGACGACTTCCAGGGCGTGCAACTCCACTCCGCCGGGTACACCACGCCGGATGCGTTCGCGGGCCGGCGGGTGCTGGTGGTGGGCGGCGGCAACTCGGGCGCGCAGATCCTGGCGGAGGTGTCGCGGGTGGCGGATGCCACGTGGGTGACGCTGGCGGAGCCCGGCTTTCTGCCGGACTGGGTGGACGGCCGCTATCTCTTCGGCCAGGCGACCGCGGCGTACCGGGCGCTGCAGGAGGGCAGGGAGCCGCCGCCGCGCGTGGGCCTCGGCGAGATCGTGATGGTGCCGCCGGTGCGCGAGGCGCGGGACCGCGGGGTGCTGCGGGCCGTGCGCCCGTTCGCGCGGATGACGGCGGATGGCGTGGTGTGGCCGGACGGGCGGGAGGAGCCGGTGGATGCGGTGATCTGGTGCACGGGGTTCCGCCCCGCGCTGGACCACCTGCGGCCGCTGGATCTCGTCGAGGGAGGGCGGATCGCGGTGGAGGGAACGCGCTCGGTCCGCGAGCCGCGGCTGTGGCTGGTGGGCTACGGCAACTGGACCGGCTTCGCCTCCGCCACCCTCATCGGCGTGGGCCGTACCGCCCGTGCGATCGTGGAGCAGATCGAGGCCGAGCTGGCCTGA
- a CDS encoding CDC48 family AAA ATPase: MPDQEQQEQPGKAIRVQVQGAKGQDVGKGVARLGRKTFDRLGIEEGAVVEITGKRTTAALALPPFPEDEGLDLIRLDGLQRANADAGIGDHVQVRKADMKAARRITIAPAQPNMRLMGSGDALRRTLFHRPAVTGDVISTSVYRRGGTRATDPNPLPEDILRTLLQQTTFGLQEVRLRVVATTPRGVVQVVEETEIELLPEYVEATERRSADVTYEDIGGQGATIEQVREMIELPLKHPELFQRLGIDPPKGVLLHGPPGTGKTLIARAVASEADAQFFHIAGPEIMGRYHGESEQRLRDVFEQAQKQAPSIVFIDEIDSIAPKREEATGEVERRIVAQLLTLMDGLEPRQNVVVIGATNRPNALDEALRRPGRFDREIVIGVPDMAGRREILSIHTRGMPLDDDVDLDEIARITYGFVGADMSALAREAAIETLRRHLPNIDLDRDEIPQEILEQLIVCRNDFMSAQKRVQPSAVREIMIQVPDVGWEDIGGLEQAQMQLREGVELPLKHPDAFRRLGIRPARGFLLYGPPGTGKTLIAKAVARESEANFIAAKSSDLLSKWYGESEQQVSRLFQRARQVAPTVIFIDEIDSLAPQRGGGGLGEPAVTERVVNTILAEMDGLEEANGIVVIGATNRPTLLDPALLRPGRFDEMVYIPVPDRDGRRKILGIHTSEMPIADDVDLDTLAERTQGYTGADLEDLVRRAGLHALRENLDVPDVPMKFFETALKESRASVTPEMEKEYEEIAEQLKRESPRGPKRIGFMSDAELEAFASR, translated from the coding sequence ATGCCGGATCAGGAGCAGCAGGAACAGCCGGGCAAGGCCATCCGGGTGCAGGTGCAGGGCGCCAAGGGGCAGGACGTGGGCAAGGGCGTGGCGCGGCTCGGGCGCAAGACGTTCGACCGGCTGGGCATCGAAGAGGGTGCCGTGGTGGAGATCACCGGAAAGCGCACCACCGCCGCGCTGGCCCTGCCGCCCTTTCCCGAGGACGAGGGCCTGGACCTGATCCGCCTGGACGGCCTGCAGCGCGCCAACGCCGACGCGGGCATCGGCGACCACGTGCAGGTACGCAAGGCCGACATGAAGGCCGCGCGCCGCATCACCATCGCCCCCGCCCAGCCCAACATGCGGCTGATGGGCTCCGGCGACGCGCTTCGGCGCACGCTCTTCCACCGCCCCGCGGTGACGGGCGACGTGATCTCCACCTCCGTCTACCGGCGCGGCGGGACGCGGGCTACGGACCCGAATCCCCTTCCCGAAGACATCCTGCGCACGCTCCTCCAGCAGACCACCTTCGGCCTGCAGGAGGTGCGGCTTCGCGTGGTGGCCACCACCCCCCGCGGCGTGGTGCAGGTGGTGGAGGAGACCGAGATCGAGCTGCTGCCCGAGTACGTGGAGGCCACCGAGCGGCGCAGCGCCGACGTCACGTACGAGGACATCGGCGGGCAGGGCGCGACCATCGAGCAGGTTCGCGAGATGATCGAGCTGCCGCTGAAGCACCCCGAGCTCTTCCAGCGGCTGGGGATCGACCCGCCCAAGGGCGTGCTCCTGCACGGCCCGCCGGGCACGGGCAAGACGCTGATCGCCCGCGCCGTGGCCAGCGAGGCCGACGCGCAGTTCTTTCACATCGCCGGGCCCGAGATCATGGGCCGCTACCACGGCGAGAGCGAGCAGCGGCTGCGCGACGTGTTCGAGCAGGCGCAGAAGCAGGCGCCGTCCATCGTCTTCATCGACGAGATCGACAGCATCGCCCCCAAGCGCGAGGAGGCCACGGGCGAGGTGGAGCGCCGCATCGTGGCGCAGCTGCTGACGCTGATGGACGGGCTGGAGCCGCGGCAGAACGTGGTGGTGATCGGCGCCACGAACCGGCCGAACGCGCTGGACGAGGCGCTGCGCCGGCCGGGGCGCTTCGACCGCGAGATCGTCATCGGCGTGCCCGACATGGCGGGGCGGCGCGAGATCCTTTCCATCCACACGCGCGGCATGCCGCTGGACGACGACGTGGACCTGGACGAGATCGCGCGCATCACCTACGGCTTCGTGGGCGCCGACATGTCGGCGCTGGCGCGCGAGGCGGCCATCGAAACGCTGCGGCGCCACCTGCCCAACATCGACCTGGACCGCGACGAGATCCCGCAGGAAATCCTGGAGCAGCTGATCGTCTGCCGCAACGACTTCATGAGCGCGCAGAAGCGGGTGCAGCCCTCGGCGGTGCGCGAGATCATGATCCAGGTGCCCGACGTGGGATGGGAGGACATCGGCGGGCTGGAGCAGGCGCAGATGCAGCTGCGCGAGGGGGTGGAGCTGCCGCTGAAGCACCCGGACGCGTTCCGTCGCCTGGGGATTCGCCCCGCCCGCGGGTTCCTTCTCTACGGGCCCCCGGGAACGGGCAAGACGCTGATCGCGAAGGCGGTTGCACGGGAGTCGGAGGCCAACTTCATCGCGGCCAAGTCGTCGGACCTGCTGAGCAAGTGGTATGGGGAGAGCGAGCAGCAGGTGTCGCGCCTCTTTCAGCGCGCGCGGCAGGTGGCGCCCACGGTAATCTTCATCGACGAGATCGATTCGCTGGCCCCGCAGCGCGGCGGCGGCGGGCTGGGCGAGCCGGCGGTGACGGAACGCGTGGTGAACACCATCCTGGCGGAGATGGACGGGCTGGAAGAAGCCAACGGCATCGTGGTGATCGGCGCGACCAACCGCCCGACGCTGCTGGACCCCGCCCTGCTGCGCCCGGGCCGCTTCGACGAGATGGTGTACATCCCCGTCCCCGACCGCGACGGGCGGCGGAAGATCCTGGGGATCCACACGAGCGAGATGCCCATCGCCGACGACGTGGATTTGGATACGCTTGCCGAGCGCACGCAGGGCTACACCGGCGCGGACCTGGAAGACCTGGTGCGCCGCGCGGGGCTTCACGCGCTGCGCGAGAATCTGGACGTGCCCGACGTGCCGATGAAGTTCTTCGAGACGGCGCTCAAGGAGAGCCGCGCGTCGGTGACGCCGGAGATGGAAAAGGAGTACGAGGAGATCGCCGAGCAGCTCAAGCGTGAAAGCCCGCGCGGGCCCAAGCGCATCGGCTTCATGAGCGACGCAGAGTTGGAGGCGTTCGCGAGCCGGTAG
- the aac(3)-IV gene encoding AAC(3)-IV family aminoglycoside N-acetyltransferase, which translates to MTDAQTTPTEITQEEVTDQLRALGIAPGVLVVHTSFRAVRPVAGGPAGLIGALRAALGPEGTLVMPSWTGSDEEPFDPRTTPASPDLGIVADTFWRMPGVVRSEHPFAFAAIGPQAEAVTSGPLPLPPHVHDSPIGRVYDLDGQVLLLGVGHDANTTLHLAELLAGVPYGVPKHITVHHEGRPVRVPYRENDHCCQRFGLADGWLRDRRLQAEGRVGHADARLVRSRDVVRVALEILERDPLVFLHPSDAGCEECDQARSSVIG; encoded by the coding sequence ATGACCGACGCCCAGACCACCCCCACGGAAATCACCCAGGAAGAGGTCACGGATCAGCTCCGCGCACTCGGCATCGCGCCGGGCGTGCTCGTCGTGCACACGTCGTTTCGCGCCGTGCGGCCGGTGGCGGGGGGGCCGGCGGGGCTGATCGGCGCGCTGCGGGCCGCGCTCGGGCCCGAGGGGACGCTGGTCATGCCCTCGTGGACGGGGAGCGACGAAGAGCCGTTCGACCCGCGGACCACGCCTGCGTCGCCGGACCTGGGCATCGTCGCCGACACCTTCTGGCGGATGCCCGGCGTCGTGCGGAGCGAGCATCCGTTCGCGTTCGCTGCGATCGGGCCCCAGGCGGAGGCCGTCACCTCCGGGCCGCTCCCCCTGCCCCCGCACGTGCACGACAGCCCCATCGGCCGGGTGTACGATCTCGACGGCCAGGTGCTGCTGCTGGGCGTCGGGCACGACGCGAACACCACGCTGCACCTGGCGGAGCTGCTGGCCGGCGTACCCTACGGCGTGCCGAAGCACATCACCGTTCACCACGAGGGCCGCCCGGTCCGCGTGCCCTATCGCGAGAACGACCACTGCTGCCAGCGCTTCGGCCTGGCGGACGGCTGGCTGCGGGACCGCCGGCTCCAGGCCGAGGGGCGCGTCGGACACGCGGATGCGCGCCTCGTCCGCTCGCGGGACGTCGTACGCGTGGCGCTGGAAATCCTGGAGCGCGATCCCCTCGTTTTCCTGCATCCGTCCGACGCCGGATGCGAGGAGTGCGACCAGGCGCGGAGCAGTGTCATTGGGTGA
- a CDS encoding PAS domain-containing sensor histidine kinase, with amino-acid sequence MMDPSAPFQPPPATQRDPLLARIQALEEHARQLQQENERMHAHLAGERGRAQEALRASEEQLRMAAAAAELGTWRHDLSADLFYLDERAQQHYALGAISPPDALMERVHPDDRARLGGEIGAALDPAVRARVSTEYRVVHPDGAVRWLRIQGRVEFDGDGRGARATQGFGTVQDVTGRKEAEVALRESEARYRRLFDSIDEGFCVVTMIFDDAENPVDYVFLEANPAFSKQTGLTGAVGRSARELLPDLEDEWFRIYGEVARTGRPIRFQNGSEAMHRWFDVFAFRVDEPEQRRVAILFTDVTEHIRADRERERLLGETEAARAEADAANRAKSDFLASMSHELRTPLNAIGGYVDLLDLGIYGSLSDAQRTSLARIGANQRHLLTLINDILSFAQLEAGRIEFDVRPLSAMELIASVESLVAPQAAARGVSYAAEPCDPALCLRGDAERMRQILLNLVGNAIKFTPAGGRVVLSCDADGRWVHLRVRDTGVGIAPEEQERIFDPFQQVGRRLSSPTEGVGLGLAISRDLARAMEGELSVDSTPGEGSTFTVRLPRG; translated from the coding sequence ATGATGGACCCCTCGGCCCCGTTCCAACCTCCGCCCGCCACGCAGCGCGACCCGCTGCTTGCCCGCATCCAGGCGCTCGAGGAGCACGCGCGGCAGCTGCAGCAGGAGAACGAGCGGATGCACGCGCACCTGGCCGGCGAGCGCGGCCGGGCCCAGGAAGCGCTCCGCGCCAGCGAAGAGCAGCTGCGGATGGCCGCCGCCGCCGCCGAGCTGGGTACGTGGCGCCACGACCTGTCCGCCGACCTGTTCTACCTGGACGAGCGCGCCCAGCAACACTACGCGCTCGGCGCCATCTCGCCGCCCGACGCGCTGATGGAGCGCGTGCATCCCGACGACCGCGCCCGCCTGGGCGGCGAGATCGGCGCGGCGCTTGACCCCGCGGTCCGTGCGCGGGTGAGCACGGAATACCGCGTGGTCCATCCCGACGGAGCGGTGCGGTGGCTGCGCATCCAGGGACGGGTGGAGTTCGATGGCGATGGACGCGGCGCGCGGGCCACGCAGGGCTTCGGCACGGTGCAGGACGTAACCGGGCGCAAGGAAGCAGAGGTGGCGCTGCGCGAGAGCGAGGCTCGGTACCGCCGCCTGTTCGATTCCATCGACGAGGGATTCTGCGTCGTCACCATGATCTTCGACGACGCTGAAAATCCCGTGGACTACGTGTTCCTGGAGGCCAACCCGGCATTCAGCAAGCAGACGGGGCTGACGGGGGCAGTGGGGCGGTCCGCGCGCGAGCTGCTGCCGGACCTGGAAGACGAGTGGTTCCGCATCTACGGCGAGGTGGCGAGAACGGGCCGGCCCATCCGCTTTCAGAACGGGTCGGAGGCCATGCACCGCTGGTTCGACGTCTTCGCCTTTCGCGTGGACGAGCCCGAGCAGCGGCGCGTGGCCATCCTCTTTACCGACGTCACCGAGCACATCCGCGCCGACCGCGAGCGAGAGCGCCTGCTGGGCGAAACGGAGGCCGCGCGCGCCGAGGCCGACGCCGCCAACCGCGCCAAGTCCGATTTCCTGGCCTCCATGAGCCACGAGCTGCGGACCCCGCTGAACGCCATCGGCGGATACGTGGACCTGCTCGACCTGGGCATTTACGGCTCGCTCAGCGATGCGCAGCGCACGTCGCTGGCCCGCATCGGCGCCAACCAGCGCCACCTGCTAACGCTCATCAACGACATCCTGTCCTTTGCCCAACTGGAGGCGGGCCGCATCGAGTTCGACGTGCGCCCGCTCTCCGCGATGGAATTGATCGCCAGCGTGGAATCGCTCGTGGCACCCCAGGCGGCCGCCCGGGGCGTGTCGTACGCCGCCGAGCCCTGCGATCCGGCGCTGTGCCTGCGAGGCGATGCGGAGCGGATGCGGCAGATCCTGCTGAACCTGGTGGGCAACGCCATCAAGTTCACCCCCGCCGGCGGCCGCGTGGTGCTGTCGTGCGACGCGGACGGCCGATGGGTGCACCTGCGCGTGCGCGACACCGGCGTCGGCATCGCGCCCGAGGAGCAGGAGCGCATCTTCGACCCCTTCCAGCAGGTGGGCCGACGCCTGAGCAGCCCGACGGAGGGCGTGGGGCTGGGCCTGGCCATCAGCCGCGACCTGGCCCGTGCGATGGAGGGCGAGCTGTCCGTCGACAGCACGCCGGGAGAGGGGAGCACCTTCACCGTCCGCCTGCCGCGGGGCTGA
- a CDS encoding zinc-dependent alcohol dehydrogenase, which yields MRAMVYRGPYRIRVEEKDMPPIEHPNDAIVRVTRAAICGSDLHIYHGMMPDTRVGQTFGHEFVGVVEEVGSSVQNLKRGDRVMVPFNIFCGSCFFCSRKLYANCHNVNPNATAVGGIYGYSHTTGGYDGGQAEFVRVPFADVGPSIIPEWMDEEDAVLLTDALPTGYFGAQLGEIQEGDVVIVFGAGPVGLFAAKSAWLMGAGRVIVIDHLEYRLEKAREFAHAETYNFAEYDDIVTHMKKITDFLGADVAIDAVGAEADGAFFQHVTAAKLKLQGGSPIALNWAIDSVRKGGTVSVVGAYGPLFSAVKFGDAMNKGLTIRANQCSVKRHWPRLFEHVKNGVLKPSDIITHRIPLEHIAEGYHMFSAKLDNCIKPIVVPN from the coding sequence ATGCGAGCGATGGTGTACCGGGGGCCGTACCGGATCCGTGTGGAAGAAAAGGACATGCCCCCCATCGAGCATCCCAACGACGCGATCGTGCGCGTCACCCGGGCGGCCATCTGCGGTTCGGACCTGCACATCTACCACGGGATGATGCCCGACACGCGCGTGGGCCAGACGTTCGGCCACGAGTTCGTGGGCGTGGTGGAAGAGGTGGGCTCGTCGGTGCAGAACCTGAAGCGGGGCGACCGCGTGATGGTGCCCTTCAACATCTTCTGCGGCAGCTGCTTCTTCTGCTCGCGGAAGCTGTACGCCAACTGCCACAACGTGAACCCCAACGCCACCGCGGTGGGCGGCATCTACGGGTACTCGCACACCACCGGCGGCTACGACGGCGGCCAGGCGGAGTTCGTGCGCGTTCCCTTCGCCGACGTGGGGCCCAGCATCATTCCCGAGTGGATGGACGAGGAAGACGCGGTGCTGCTCACCGACGCGCTCCCCACGGGCTACTTCGGCGCGCAGCTGGGCGAGATCCAGGAAGGCGACGTGGTGATCGTCTTCGGCGCCGGCCCGGTGGGGCTGTTCGCGGCCAAGAGCGCCTGGCTGATGGGCGCCGGCCGGGTGATCGTCATCGACCACCTGGAGTACCGGCTGGAAAAGGCGCGCGAGTTCGCCCACGCGGAGACGTACAACTTCGCCGAGTACGACGACATCGTCACGCACATGAAGAAGATCACCGACTTCCTGGGCGCGGACGTGGCCATCGACGCCGTGGGCGCCGAGGCTGACGGGGCCTTCTTCCAGCACGTGACCGCGGCCAAGCTCAAGCTGCAGGGCGGCTCGCCCATCGCGCTGAACTGGGCCATCGACTCGGTGCGCAAGGGCGGCACGGTTTCGGTCGTCGGCGCGTACGGGCCGCTGTTCAGCGCGGTGAAGTTCGGCGACGCCATGAACAAGGGGCTCACCATCCGTGCCAACCAGTGCAGCGTAAAGCGCCACTGGCCGCGGCTGTTCGAGCACGTGAAGAACGGCGTGCTGAAGCCCAGCGACATCATCACGCACCGGATTCCGCTGGAGCACATCGCCGAGGGCTACCACATGTTCAGCGCCAAGCTGGACAACTGCATCAAGCCCATCGTGGTCCCCAACTGA